The following are from one region of the Capsicum annuum cultivar UCD-10X-F1 chromosome 1, UCD10Xv1.1, whole genome shotgun sequence genome:
- the LOC107853166 gene encoding expansin-like B1 translates to MDFSLKHCTLLICLILILPALCYSQTYVSKAGYYNTDDGMGNPKGACGYEEYGRTVNNGEVCAVSRRLFKNGASCGGCYQVRCRNKGLCSQEGVKVMATDYGEGHGTDFILSYRGFAKLAKQSSMAQVLFAKGTVDVEYRRVSCRFGSNLMVKIHERSKYPNYLSLVVMNQGGASDILALEVYEEETSSWISMRRAYGAVFDLSNPPDGDLQVRFLISAAAETKWVQSERAIIPAEWSVGETIETDIQVS, encoded by the exons ATGGATTTCTCTCTTAAGCATTGTACTCTTCTAATTTGCCTAATCTTGATCTTGCCTGCTTTATGCTATAGCCAAACTTATGTATCAAAAGCAGGCTATTATAACACAGATGATGGCATGGGTAATCCAA AGGGAGCTTGTGGATATGAAGAATATGGAAGAACAGTGAACAATGGAGAAGTTTGTGCAGTGTCCAGGCGTCTATTCAAGAATGGTGCTAGCTGTGGTGGATGCTATCAG GTGAGGTGCAGGAATAAGGGAttatgttcccaagagggagtaAAAGTGATGGCTACTGATTATGGAGAAGGACATGGAACAGACTTTATATTAAGCTACAGAGGGTTTGCAAAATTGGCCAAGCAATCAAGCATGGCTCAGGTTCTTTTTGCAAAAGGGACAGTTGATGTAGAATACAGAAGAGTTTCATGCAGATTTGGATCAAATCTCATGGTTAAAATACATGAACGTAGCAAGTATCCAAATTACCTTTCACTAGTTGTTATGAACCAGGGTGGTGCTAGTGACATCCTTGCACTTGAAGTATATGAG GAGGAAACAAGTTCATGGATATCAATGAGAAGGGCATATGGTGCAGTGTTTGATTTGTCAAATCCACCAGATGGAGATCTTCAAGTGAGATTTCTAATTAGTGCTGCTGCTGAGACCAAATGGGTGCAATCTGAAAGGGCTATAATTCCAGCTGAATGGAGTGTTGGTGAAACCATTGAGACTGACATTcaagtttcttaa
- the LOC107868420 gene encoding uncharacterized protein LOC107868420, producing the protein MDVEFGEWEMLQSNQASESESLTPAGSAESTAGLDEIGGVIQPNYFGIDSQIRHMNGSEVEEDSEESDNPSWIDPTSENIKTPGAGEFWLDSGSEPEAKSEFDGSFEEEIATETVEESESNPITSAGQNEGILQGNEEKIQVVEQRSNDAGGGGGGDQKRRSIVWWKVPIQLVKYCAFRVSTPVWTISVAAAVMAFLIVGRRLYKMKKKAKAALQLKVTVDDKNISQFTSRAARLNEAFSIVKRVPVIRPQLPPAGVTLWPVMR; encoded by the exons ATGGATGTTGAGTTTGGAGAGTGGGAGATGCTTCAATCGAACCAGGCTTCTGAATCGGAATCGTTAACTCCGGCCGGTTCAGCAGAAAGCACGGCCGGTCTGGATGAAATTGGCGGTGTGATTCAACCCAATTACTTTGGTATAGACTCTCAAATCAGGCATATGAATGGAAGCGAGGTGGAGGAGGACTCCGAAGAATCTGATAATCCCAGTTGGATTGATCCCACTTCCGAAAACATCAAGACTCCTGGTGCCGGCGAATTCTGGTTGGATTCCGGAAGTGAGCCGGAGGCTAAAAGTGAATTTGACGGTAGTTTTGAAGAAGAGATAGCAACTGAAACTGTTGAAGAATCCGAGAGTAATCCGATAACAAGTGCTGGACAAAATGAAGGAATTCTGCAGGGAAATGAAGAGAAGATTCAAGTAGTAGAACAGAGGAGTAATGATgcaggaggaggaggaggaggagaccAGAAGAGGAGGAGCATAGTGTGGTGGAAGGTGCCAATACAACTTGTCAAATACTGTGCTTTTAGAGTTAGCACCCCTGTCTGGACAATTTCTGTTGCTGCTGCTGTCATGGCTTTTCTTATTGTGGGCCGTAGGTTGTATAAGATGAAGAAAAAGGCCAAGGCAGCATTGCAGCTCAAAGTAACTGTTGATGACAAG AATATCTCTCAGTTCACAAGCCGTGCTGCACGTCTTAACGAAGCATTCTCCATTGTGAAGCGAGTTCCTGTGATTCGGCCACAGTTGCCACCGGCTGGAGTCACACTGTGGCCTGTCATGAGATAG
- the LOC107868431 gene encoding expansin-like B1: MICQIEKCSILALCFLILLPILCSCDGIGVDTSVTAKASFYGSIGHLVKPSGACGYGEYGRTVNSGAFCGVSKLYSNGTSCGACYHVKCKHPEYCNEEGTDVVVTDSGEENAEFILSFSAYAKLAKPLMVAKLVAEGEVDIEYQRVPCKYATGAHLMVKVHESSKFPNYLAIVLLNKGGLSDITAIEVWEESHKQWKSMVRIFGAVWAVSDPPKGALKCRFQVRGSAGVVWVQPKKLIPSDWKAGILIDTFIQLT, from the exons ATGATTTGTCAAATTGAAAAATGTTCCATTCTTGCACTTTGTTTCCTAATTCTCCTGCCAATTCTTTGTTCCTGTGATGGAATTGGTGTTGACACATCCGTAACTGCTAAGGCATCTTTCTATGGAAGCATTGGCCACTTAGTCAAACCAA GTGGAGCTTGTGGCTATGGAGAATATGGAAGAACAGTCAACAGTGGCGCGTTTTGCGGTGTCTCTAAGCTATACAGCAATGGCACTTCTTGTGGTGCATGCTATCAT GTGAAATGCAAGCACCCAGAGTACTGCAATGAAGAGGGGACGGACGTGGTGGTAACAGACTCAGGTGAAGAGAATGCAGAGTTCATTCTCAGCTTTAGTGCCTACGCGAAATTAGCTAAGCCTTTAATGGTTGCAAAGCTAGTCGCGGAGGGTGAGGTTGATATAGAGTATCAAAGAGTACCTTGCAAGTATGCAACTGGTGCACATCTCATGGTTAAAGTTCATGAGAGCAGCAAGTTCCCTAACTACTTAGCTATAGTACTCTTAAACAAAGGTGGACTAAGCGATATCACGGCTATTGAAGTTTGGGAG GAGTCTCACAAGCAATGGAAGTCAATGGTGAGGATATTTGGTGCAGTATGGGCTGTTTCAGATCCACCAAAGGGAGCATTGAAGTGCAGGTTTCAAGTGAGGGGCAGTGCAGGAGTGGTGTGGGTGCAGCCCAAAAAATTAATTCCTAGTGATTGGAAGGCTGGAATTCTCATTGACACCTTCATTCAACTTACTTAA
- the LOC107865595 gene encoding uncharacterized protein LOC107865595, producing the protein MVKSYSTSKFHMLMEKVEAADMRVKIYLKLTGYEKWARSYATIHRGWTLTSNIAESINRVLVSARELPIYDFLEEVRLLFAKWNCAIRQEASYTFTTLIEKFNDILSENEVLCIRMTV; encoded by the coding sequence ATGGTCAAATCATATTCAACGTCAAAATTTCACATGTTAatggaaaaagttgaggcagCTGATATGAGGGTGAAGATATATTTGAAATTGACCGGTTACGAAAAGTGGGCTAGGTCGTATGCAACAATTCACAGAGGatggactttgacttcaaacattgcAGAGTCAATAAATAGAGTgcttgtatcagctagagaactgccaatttatgactttcttgaggaaGTTCGATTACTGTTTGCAAAATGGAATTGTGCAATTAGGCAGGAGGCTTCATATACCTTCACAACACTTATTGAAaagtttaatgacatactcaGTGAGAACGAGGTTTTGTGTATCCGTATGACGGTATGA